The following coding sequences are from one Musa acuminata AAA Group cultivar baxijiao chromosome BXJ2-4, Cavendish_Baxijiao_AAA, whole genome shotgun sequence window:
- the LOC135608843 gene encoding V-type proton ATPase subunit c''2-like: MASSWSRALTQISPYTFASVGIAISIGVSVLGAAWGIYITGSSSIGAAIKAPRITSKNLIRNSFTAQISISNDRGITMKVNGDTNHDPSHPRAGQ, from the exons ATGGCGAGTTCGTGGTCGCGGGCGCTGACGCAGATCTCGCCCTACACCTTCGCCTCCGTCGGCATCGCCATCTCCATCGGCGTCTCGGTCCTCGGGGCCGCCTG GGGGATTTATATCACCGGGAGCAGCTCGATTGGTGCCGCGATCAAAGCCCCCAGAATCACCTCGAAAAATCTCATTAG GAATTCCTTTACAGCCCAAATAAGCATCAGTAATGATAGGGGAATCACCATGAAAGTCAACGGGGACACGAACCATGACCCCAGCCATCCCAGGGCGGGACAGTAG
- the LOC135608842 gene encoding cytokinin dehydrogenase 5-like produces the protein MSRGRIAPRPEPTCSPSTGEYYVDASEGDLQVDVLNWTLANGGLAPKSWTDYLYLSVGSPLSNAGASGQDFHHGPQISNVHELDMVTGKGELITCSEEQNSELFHGVLGGLGQFGIIIRARIALETAPHGVRWIRVLYDSAAFTRDQELLVSLHSAHRSERFDYIEGFVIIDEGLINSWRSSFFPKNPVKPYAPRLHSPQNCDRTTNPPENKSHASDSPCVTTDA, from the exons ATGAGTCGCGGCCGGATCGCGCCCCGCCCGGAGCCGACGTGCTCGCCGTCCACGGGCGAGTACTATGTCGACGCCTCGGAGGGTGATCTCCAGGTCGATGTGTTGAACTGGACGCTAGCCAACGGCGGCCTCGCGCCCAAGTCATGGACCGACTACCTCTACTTGTCGGTCGGCAGCCCTCTCTCCAACGCCGGCGCAAGCGGGCAAGACTTTCACCACGGACCTCAGATCAGCAATGTCCACGAGCTCGATATGGTCACAGGCAAGGGCGAGCTGATAACATGCTCAGAAGAGCAGAACTCAGAGCTGTTCCATGGAGTTCTCGGTGGTCTGGGACAGTTTGGGATCATCATCAGAGCCCGGATTGCACTGGAGACAGCTCCTCACGGGGTGAGATGGATCCGAGTACTGTACGACTCCGCGGCCTTCACCAGAGACCAGGAGCTCCTCGTCTCGCTCCACAGCGCCCACCGGAGCGAAAGATTCGACTACATCGAAGGCTTCGTCATCATTGATGAAGGCCTCATCAACAGCTGGAGGTCGTCCTTCTTCCCCAAGAACCCTGTTAAG CcttatgctcctcggctccattctcCCCAAAATTGCGACCGCACGACCAACCCACCTGAAAACaagagccatgcatcggactccccttgcgtgacaaccgacgcatag
- the LOC135611252 gene encoding uncharacterized protein LOC135611252 has translation MALEGGPRMPNDPHANPPGPVTHGEGEMLTSTPDRYWRLFNDLGMPPPLTTVDPPAALPEAFLALAKQVQGMMEIMQTVVPFIPEIRRLTDASADPAHRRPSAGQDATGETRDGAIHHEGSPTRVSPAPSRAARRRPEPDTVSSDSTDSFLKVQFSQVNRRLDEFRRELQRSRDESSEGTSGGSPFVQEIQEKPIPLNFRVPALETYDGGSDPAEHVAAFRTQMALYGTSDALMCRTFPTTFRGPARAWFSRLRQSSISSFDQFAKEFEQNFLTSARPRPSIAALLALSQHEEETLAQFVTRFAAVVRGYSDTHPSLIMQAFLTGLKPSRFFWSLIEKLPATVPEMLYRANQYVAGEALAAGRRPVGKKSRTEQPRAATSSADSRTHRRPDHHEQRLPRPPPLPLNAPRTEIFLQIREKGLLRPPNPMRATYKNRSKYCRFHRDHGHDTEDCHDLQNQIEELIRRGYLGRYLKEPREATPRPRMPVERQVDVIIGGPAAGGNSSSARKSYARSSVEKRPRPELEPEISFGAEEGERSHHDDALVISIQIANARVKRVMVDTGSSVDILYLDAFKRLGLPTEDLDAARHLFKPWPRGRRGLVLGPEVGGL, from the coding sequence atggcgctagaaggagggccccgaaTGCCGAACGATCCTCACGCCAACCCTCCCGGGCCCGTCACCCACGGAGAAGGAGAAATGCTGACGTCAACGCCAGATCGTTATTGGCGCCTGTTCAACGACTTAGGGATGCCACCCCCGTTAACCACGGTCGACCCTCCGGCCGCACTGCCCGAGGCGTTCCTAGCTCTCGCTAAGCAAGTGCAGGGAATGATGGAGATAATGCAGACCGTTGTCCCATTTATTCCCGAAATCAGGCGACTGACGGACGCCTCCGCCGACCCGGCCCATCGAAGGCCGAGCGCGGGACAGGATGCAACCGGTGAAACCCGAGACGGAGCCATCCACCACGAAGGTTCGCCCACGCGCGTCTCTCCCGCCCCCTCTCGAGCCGCACGGCGTCGCCCCGAGCCTGACACCGTATCGTCCGACTCGACGGACAGCTTCCTTAAGGTACAATTCTCCCAGGTCAATCGTCGCCTGGATGAGTTCCGACGCGAGCTCCAGAGGTCGCGGGACGAATCAAGCGAGGGCACCTCGGGGGGGTCCCCTTTCGTTCAGGAAATACAAGAAAAACCCATCCCCCTCAACTTTAGGGTGCCGGCCCTCGAGACATACGACGGCGGCTCCGACCCAGCAGAGCATGTCGCCGCGTTCAGAACTCAGATGGCCCTTTACGGCACGTCCGACGCGCTGATGTGCCGTACGTTTCCAACCACCTTCAGAGGACCAGCACGCGCGTGGTTCAGCCGGCTGCGACAATCCTCGATCTCGTCTTTTGACCAGTTCGCCAAAGAGTTCGAACAAAACTTCCTTACCAGCGCGCGACCTCGGCCTTCCATAGCCGCCCTGCTGGCACTATCGCAGCACGAAGAAGAAACGCTCGCGCAGTTCGTGACGCGCTTCGCCGCGGTGGTCCGCGGCTattcggacactcacccctctttgaTCATGCAGGCGTTCCTGACGGGGCTGAAACCATCGAGATTCTTCTGGTCATTGATCGAGAAGCTGCCCGCCACTGTCCCCGAGATGCTCTACCGGGCAAACCAATACGTCGCCGGCGAAGCATTAGCAGCAGGAAGACGTCCGGTCGGGAAGAAATCGCGAACCGAGCAACCCCGAGCCGCCACCTCGTCGGCCGACTCGCGAACCCACCGGAGGCCCGACCACCACGAGCAGCGGCTCCCGAGGCCTCCGCCCCTCCCGCTCAACGCACCTCgcaccgagatcttcctccagatCAGGGAGAAGGGTCTTTTGCGGCCCCCTAATCCCATGAGAGCTACTTACAAAAATCGGTCGAAATACTGCAGGTTCCACCGAGACCACGGCCATGACACGGAAGACTGTCACGACCTCCAGAACCAGATCGAGGAGCTAATCAGAAGAGGGTACCTCGGCcgctatctcaaggaaccccgCGAAGCAACCCCGCGTCCCCGAATGCCCGTGGAAAGGCAGGTCGACGTCATCATCGGTGGACCGGCGGCAGGCGGCAACAGCTCAAGCGCGAGGAAATCCTATGCCCGAAGCTCGGTCGAGAAGCGCCCCCGACCCGAACTAGAACCCGAAATCTCTTTCGGGGCTGAGGAGGGGGAAAGATCCCACCATGACGACGCTCTGGTAATTTCTATCCAGATCGCCAACGCCCGGGTGAAGCGGGTGATGGTCGACACTGGGAGCTCCGTCGACATCCTGTACCTCGACGCCTTCAAAAGGCTCGGCCTGCCCACTGAAGACCTTGATGCGGCAaggcatctgtttaagccgtggcctcggggccgtcgcggcttggttctggGTCCGGAAGTCGGGGGTCTCTAG